From Planctomycetota bacterium, the proteins below share one genomic window:
- a CDS encoding cation diffusion facilitator family transporter gives MSIAQLKRNTVIGLALSLLLAGGKFVAGLLGHSSALVADGVESLADTVGSIVVWQGFRVASRDPDDRHPYGYGRAETVAAFSVGTLLVGAAVVIVIKAFAEMFTPHTPPASWTLFALVGVIAAKEVLFRVVLRGAEMFDSDAARADAWHHRADAITSAVAIVGVAIAIWGPPLLGRTQLVFADEVAAILAAGIILVTASRLIRPPLLELLDASPPDLVGRVQESAARVEGVRLVEKVLARKSGRGYHIDMHLHVPPDMPVRDAHILSGKVKARIRAEQPRVLNVLIHIEPDEKPHEPA, from the coding sequence ATGTCGATCGCTCAGCTCAAACGCAACACCGTGATCGGTCTTGCCCTGAGCCTGCTGCTCGCGGGGGGTAAGTTTGTCGCGGGCCTGCTGGGGCACTCCAGCGCGCTCGTCGCCGACGGCGTGGAGTCGCTCGCCGACACCGTCGGCTCCATCGTCGTCTGGCAGGGCTTCCGGGTCGCCAGCCGAGATCCCGACGACCGCCACCCCTACGGCTACGGCCGTGCCGAGACGGTCGCGGCGTTCTCCGTCGGCACGCTTCTCGTGGGTGCCGCGGTCGTCATCGTCATCAAGGCCTTTGCCGAGATGTTCACGCCCCACACGCCCCCCGCCTCCTGGACCCTCTTCGCACTCGTCGGTGTCATCGCCGCCAAGGAAGTGCTCTTCCGCGTCGTACTCCGCGGGGCCGAGATGTTCGACTCCGACGCCGCCCGCGCCGACGCCTGGCACCACCGCGCCGACGCCATCACCTCCGCCGTCGCCATCGTTGGCGTCGCCATCGCCATCTGGGGTCCACCCCTCCTCGGCCGCACCCAACTCGTTTTCGCCGACGAAGTCGCCGCCATCCTCGCCGCGGGCATCATCCTCGTCACCGCCTCGCGGCTCATCCGCCCGCCGCTGCTCGAGTTGCTCGACGCCTCGCCCCCCGACCTCGTCGGCCGCGTTCAGGAGTCCGCCGCGCGCGTCGAGGGCGTCCGCCTCGTGGAGAAGGTCCTCGCCCGCAAAAGCGGCCGCGGCTACCACATCGACATGCACCTCCACGTGCCGCCCGACATGCCCGTGCGCGACGCCCACATCCTCTCGGGCAAGGTCAAGGCCCGCATCCGCGCCGAGCAGCCTCGCGTCCTCAACGTACTCATCCACATCGAGCCCGACGAAAAACCTCACGAGCCCGCGTAG